The following proteins are co-located in the Micromonospora viridifaciens genome:
- a CDS encoding DeoR/GlpR family DNA-binding transcription regulator, with the protein MDRYARWNALLEMLTDSGRVSVEEAAERLTVSQATIRRDFDQLAQQQMITRTRGGAVANGVSYDLPLRYKTAKHSAEKQRIGAAAAALVSPGTVVGLNGGTTSTEVARALAVRPDLNTSAEGAQLTVVTNALNIANELLVRSRMKVVVAGGVVRPKSFELVGPLGGALLREVTLDVALLGVDAIDPQLGAAAHHEGEAAMNSLMVARAKRVVVIADSSKLGGHAFARICPVDRVETLVTDSGAAPAVVQAFRDAGVHVVCA; encoded by the coding sequence GTGGACCGGTACGCCCGTTGGAACGCCCTGCTCGAGATGCTGACCGACAGCGGCCGGGTCAGCGTCGAGGAGGCGGCCGAGCGCCTGACGGTCTCCCAGGCCACCATCCGGCGTGACTTCGACCAGCTCGCCCAGCAGCAGATGATCACGCGGACCCGGGGCGGGGCGGTCGCCAACGGCGTCTCGTACGACCTGCCGCTGCGCTACAAGACGGCCAAGCACTCGGCCGAGAAGCAGCGGATCGGGGCGGCTGCCGCCGCGCTGGTCTCTCCGGGCACCGTGGTCGGCCTGAACGGCGGCACCACCAGCACCGAGGTGGCCCGAGCCCTGGCTGTCCGGCCGGATCTCAACACCAGCGCCGAGGGCGCCCAGCTCACCGTGGTCACCAACGCCCTGAACATCGCCAACGAGCTGCTGGTGCGCTCGCGGATGAAGGTGGTGGTCGCCGGTGGGGTGGTCCGGCCCAAGTCGTTCGAGCTCGTCGGCCCGCTGGGCGGGGCGCTGCTGCGCGAGGTGACCCTGGACGTCGCGCTGCTCGGCGTGGACGCGATCGACCCGCAGCTCGGCGCCGCCGCCCACCACGAGGGCGAGGCGGCGATGAACAGCCTGATGGTGGCCCGGGCCAAGCGGGTGGTGGTGATCGCCGACTCGTCCAAGCTGGGCGGTCACGCCTTCGCCCGGATCTGCCCGGTGGACCGGGTGGAGACGCTGGTCACCGACTCCGGCGCCGCGCCGGCGGTGGTGCAGGCGTTCCGCGACGCCGGCGTGCACGTCGTCTGCGCCTGA
- a CDS encoding ATP-binding cassette domain-containing protein: MSAVLEIEGLRKTYRSRKRGTRHALDGFDMRVEAGQVHGFLGPNGSGKTTTLRTLLGLIRPNGGRMAILGHELPQALPAVANQVGAIVESPQFFPHFSARDTLGLLAQAGELPRQRVDEVLELVGLRDRAGERVKTYSLGMKQRLAVASALLKNPKLLILDEPANGLDPGGIREMRTLMRDLAAAGMTVVLSSHILGEIQLICDSVTIISLGRRVAFGPVEQVLAAHSQGAVRLRLEAVTDLPQAADLLTRAGIRVTATQPDHLMLGGVDKPATVSRILAEQGLYVSELAPVAADLESVFLDLTATAPVPGQNRQVDQSMKVGEPGVGTTGGGWGA, encoded by the coding sequence TTGTCAGCTGTCCTGGAGATCGAGGGTCTCCGTAAGACATACCGGAGCCGGAAGCGCGGGACACGCCACGCGCTCGACGGCTTCGACATGCGGGTCGAGGCCGGGCAGGTGCACGGCTTCCTCGGCCCGAACGGCTCGGGCAAAACCACCACGCTGCGGACGCTGCTCGGCCTCATCCGGCCCAACGGCGGCCGGATGGCCATCCTCGGCCACGAGCTGCCGCAGGCGTTGCCCGCCGTGGCCAACCAGGTCGGGGCCATCGTGGAGAGCCCGCAGTTCTTCCCGCACTTCTCCGCGCGGGACACGCTCGGCCTGCTGGCCCAGGCCGGCGAGCTGCCCCGGCAGCGGGTCGACGAGGTGCTGGAGCTGGTCGGGCTCCGCGACCGGGCCGGCGAGCGGGTGAAGACCTACTCGCTGGGCATGAAGCAGCGGCTCGCGGTCGCCTCCGCGCTGCTCAAGAACCCGAAGCTGCTGATCCTGGACGAGCCCGCGAACGGCCTCGACCCGGGCGGCATCCGGGAGATGCGCACCCTGATGCGGGACCTCGCCGCCGCGGGCATGACCGTGGTGCTCTCCAGCCACATCCTCGGCGAGATCCAGCTCATCTGCGACTCGGTCACCATCATCTCGCTCGGCCGGCGGGTCGCGTTCGGCCCGGTCGAGCAGGTGCTCGCCGCGCACTCGCAGGGTGCCGTACGGCTCCGGCTGGAGGCGGTCACCGACCTGCCGCAGGCCGCCGACCTGCTCACCCGGGCCGGGATCCGGGTCACCGCCACGCAGCCGGACCACCTGATGCTCGGCGGCGTCGACAAGCCGGCCACGGTCAGCCGCATCCTCGCCGAGCAGGGCCTCTACGTCAGCGAGCTGGCTCCGGTCGCGGCCGACCTGGAGAGCGTCTTCCTCGACCTGACCGCCACCGCGCCGGTACCCGGCCAGAACCGGCAGGTCGACCAGTCCATGAAGGTCGGTGAGCCGGGCGTCGGCACCACCGGAGGAGGTTGGGGCGCGTGA
- a CDS encoding ABC transporter permease subunit, translated as MSLYVTELRRLTKRRLTRLLLVLLLLGLAGVATAFSFSSHKLSNEAVAAAQAESDAQYRKAVEHWEKSVVDCDAAKARGEDTEEQYGPNCGRDWQPQPEMFDPKWNLPYQFDFRAEFPMFIAVFAGAVALFAFLVGASFVGAEWASGGMMNLLLWRPKRLAVLGTKLAAVLSTVLGVSLVLGALWTLAFWLIGTYRGTTAKMTAGAWQSIGLDGLRAVGIILAVGALAFALASLGRHTAMALGAVVAVFAISEVAIRIAVAVLSVPFGDRYVLSTYAQAWFLKQVKLFDYQACEFARGQCEPAELLITWQDSSLVFGLGTALVLVAAFWAMRKRDIT; from the coding sequence GTGAGCCTCTATGTCACGGAGTTGCGCCGGCTGACCAAGCGCCGGCTCACCCGGCTGCTGCTGGTTCTGCTGCTGCTCGGGCTGGCCGGCGTGGCCACGGCCTTCAGCTTCTCCAGCCACAAGCTTTCCAACGAGGCCGTCGCGGCGGCCCAGGCGGAGTCCGACGCCCAGTACCGCAAGGCGGTCGAGCACTGGGAGAAGAGCGTCGTCGATTGCGACGCCGCGAAGGCCCGTGGGGAGGACACCGAGGAGCAGTACGGGCCCAACTGCGGCCGCGACTGGCAGCCGCAGCCGGAGATGTTCGACCCGAAGTGGAACCTGCCCTACCAGTTCGACTTCCGGGCCGAGTTCCCCATGTTCATCGCCGTGTTCGCCGGCGCGGTCGCGCTCTTCGCGTTCCTCGTCGGTGCCTCCTTCGTCGGGGCCGAGTGGGCCAGTGGCGGAATGATGAACCTGCTGCTCTGGCGGCCGAAACGGCTCGCCGTGCTCGGCACCAAGCTGGCCGCCGTGCTCAGCACGGTGCTCGGGGTGAGCCTCGTGCTCGGCGCGCTCTGGACGCTGGCCTTCTGGCTCATCGGCACGTACCGGGGGACCACCGCCAAGATGACCGCCGGAGCCTGGCAATCGATCGGGCTGGACGGCCTGCGGGCGGTCGGGATCATCCTGGCGGTCGGCGCGCTCGCCTTCGCGCTCGCCTCGCTCGGCCGGCACACCGCGATGGCGCTCGGCGCGGTCGTGGCGGTCTTCGCGATCAGCGAGGTCGCCATCCGTATCGCGGTCGCCGTGCTGTCGGTCCCGTTCGGCGACCGGTACGTGCTCTCCACGTACGCCCAGGCGTGGTTTCTGAAGCAGGTCAAGCTGTTCGACTACCAGGCGTGCGAGTTCGCCAGGGGCCAGTGCGAGCCGGCGGAGTTGCTGATCACCTGGCAGGACTCCTCCCTCGTGTTCGGCCTGGGCACCGCGTTGGTGCTGGTCGCCGCGTTCTGGGCGATGCGCAAGCGGGACATCACCTGA
- a CDS encoding DUF3263 domain-containing protein — translation MPADDSGAATGRPDPSGHTDVARREAGVTVPPPRSAPAVEAAPAPAAEAPRTDGGPGPADGLSERDRRILAFEQQWWRHAGAKEQAIRDTFGLSATRYYQLLNALLDHPAALAAEPVLIGRLRRLRSARARTRRR, via the coding sequence ATGCCCGCTGACGACTCCGGGGCCGCCACCGGCCGGCCCGATCCGTCCGGGCACACCGACGTCGCGCGCCGGGAGGCCGGCGTCACCGTTCCCCCGCCACGCTCCGCCCCCGCCGTCGAGGCTGCCCCGGCGCCCGCTGCCGAGGCGCCGCGAACGGACGGTGGGCCAGGACCGGCGGACGGGCTCAGCGAACGGGACCGGCGGATCCTCGCCTTCGAGCAGCAGTGGTGGAGGCACGCCGGCGCGAAGGAACAGGCGATCCGGGACACCTTCGGGCTCTCCGCGACCCGGTACTACCAGCTGCTCAACGCGCTGCTCGACCACCCGGCCGCGCTGGCCGCCGAGCCGGTGCTGATCGGTCGGTTGCGCCGGCTGCGCTCCGCGCGGGCCCGCACCCGCCGGCGCTGA
- a CDS encoding GNAT family N-acetyltransferase codes for MTGAVRLEPVDERNLEPLLSVAAAEAEPEDVMPPVEAPAGWSLARRDAFREFHRASFDGLEGPTRTRNYAIVAAGEVVGVVRMTRREEPGTVETGMWLGRSARGRGLGAAALRELLNAAAAAGMHTVVAETTPDNQGAVSVLKKCGAELREKGGKLYAQICLDSVLPAC; via the coding sequence GTGACGGGTGCGGTACGACTGGAGCCGGTGGACGAGCGGAACCTGGAGCCGTTGCTCTCCGTAGCGGCTGCCGAGGCGGAGCCGGAGGACGTGATGCCGCCGGTGGAGGCGCCGGCCGGTTGGTCGCTGGCCCGTCGGGACGCGTTCCGGGAGTTCCACCGAGCCAGCTTCGACGGCTTGGAGGGCCCCACCCGCACCCGGAACTACGCCATCGTCGCCGCAGGCGAGGTGGTGGGCGTGGTCCGGATGACCCGCCGCGAGGAGCCCGGGACGGTGGAGACCGGGATGTGGCTGGGGCGCTCGGCGCGGGGCCGGGGGCTGGGTGCGGCGGCCCTGCGCGAGTTGCTGAACGCGGCCGCCGCGGCCGGCATGCACACCGTCGTGGCTGAGACGACGCCGGACAACCAGGGCGCTGTCTCGGTATTGAAGAAATGCGGCGCGGAATTGCGGGAAAAGGGCGGGAAACTGTACGCGCAGATCTGCCTCGATTCCGTTCTGCCGGCCTGCTGA
- a CDS encoding SRPBCC family protein — MATSSLTDKARDQLGHELRNLATALGERAVQAVSDRITDATGRLGEYARQGGGPGLIAAATGAQKLAEGHSPMRAVFHAGLAGGKEKLMSAFGAGGKGGRGDRKLKVTNIVETIEVGVPVRVAYNQWTRFGDFPSFMKKVERAETDSDEKMTWKAQVFWSHRTWESTIVRQIPDRLIHWRSKGEKGAVDGSVSFHEVGPELTRILVVLEYHPQGLFERTGNLWRVQGRRVRLELKHFVRHVMTQTVLDPDSVEGWRGEIEDSRVVKDHETALREEREARERARGRAEEAEEERRRPPQRRRSPEEEEYEVYDEGDDYDEDEYAEEPEAEEPPRRRQPELARRPQPREERASRREERAPRREEPALREERAERPRPRPTVRRSPESPRRPVVRRRREEWEQ, encoded by the coding sequence ATGGCGACCAGCAGTCTCACGGACAAGGCACGGGACCAGCTCGGCCACGAGCTGCGCAACCTCGCTACCGCCCTCGGCGAGCGGGCCGTGCAGGCGGTGAGCGACCGGATCACCGACGCCACCGGGCGGCTCGGCGAGTACGCCCGGCAGGGCGGCGGTCCCGGCCTGATCGCCGCGGCAACCGGTGCGCAGAAGCTCGCCGAGGGCCACTCCCCGATGCGGGCCGTGTTCCATGCCGGTCTGGCCGGCGGTAAGGAGAAGTTGATGTCGGCGTTCGGCGCTGGCGGCAAGGGTGGCCGAGGCGACCGGAAGCTGAAGGTCACCAACATCGTCGAGACCATCGAGGTCGGCGTGCCGGTCCGGGTGGCGTACAACCAGTGGACCCGGTTCGGCGACTTCCCGAGCTTCATGAAGAAGGTCGAACGGGCCGAGACCGACTCGGACGAGAAGATGACCTGGAAGGCCCAGGTGTTCTGGTCGCACCGGACCTGGGAGTCGACCATCGTCCGGCAGATCCCGGACCGCCTGATCCACTGGCGCTCGAAGGGCGAGAAGGGCGCGGTCGACGGTTCGGTCAGCTTCCACGAGGTCGGCCCCGAGCTGACGAGGATCCTCGTCGTGCTGGAGTACCACCCGCAGGGCCTGTTCGAGCGCACGGGCAACCTCTGGCGCGTCCAGGGTCGCCGGGTGCGGCTGGAGCTGAAGCACTTCGTCCGGCACGTGATGACCCAGACCGTGCTCGACCCCGACTCGGTCGAGGGTTGGCGCGGCGAGATCGAGGACTCCCGGGTGGTCAAGGACCACGAGACCGCGCTCCGCGAGGAGCGGGAGGCCCGGGAGCGAGCGCGGGGCCGCGCCGAGGAGGCCGAGGAGGAGCGCCGCCGTCCGCCGCAGCGCCGCCGTTCTCCCGAAGAGGAGGAGTACGAGGTCTACGACGAGGGCGACGACTACGACGAGGACGAGTACGCCGAGGAGCCCGAGGCGGAGGAGCCGCCGCGGCGGCGGCAGCCCGAGTTGGCCCGCCGCCCCCAGCCGCGGGAGGAGCGGGCGTCCCGCCGGGAGGAGCGGGCGCCCCGTCGGGAGGAGCCGGCGCTCCGTGAGGAGCGCGCGGAACGGCCCCGTCCCCGCCCCACGGTCCGGCGTTCTCCGGAGTCACCTCGAAGGCCGGTGGTCCGTCGCCGGCGAGAGGAGTGGGAGCAATGA
- the gvpJ gene encoding gas vesicle protein GvpJ: MTITTTTGQPDSALERTGGGGGTLADVVETVLDKGVVIDAQVSVAVIGIQLLEINARVVIASVETYLRFAEAVDRLSIVPKQQKGLPDLVEGASGAVTKGRAVSGLGKAAGAIGGAVRDAFSGLDSDASDADAEDDRSRDRGRDRERSHRRERER; encoded by the coding sequence ATGACGATCACCACGACAACGGGTCAGCCCGATAGCGCCCTGGAACGTACCGGCGGGGGCGGCGGCACACTGGCCGACGTCGTCGAGACGGTGCTGGACAAGGGCGTGGTGATCGACGCCCAGGTGTCGGTCGCCGTGATCGGCATCCAACTGCTCGAGATCAACGCCCGGGTCGTGATCGCGAGCGTCGAGACGTACCTGCGGTTCGCCGAGGCGGTCGACCGGCTGAGCATCGTGCCGAAGCAGCAGAAGGGCCTGCCCGACCTGGTCGAGGGCGCCTCCGGCGCGGTCACCAAGGGCCGGGCCGTCTCCGGGCTCGGCAAGGCGGCCGGCGCGATCGGCGGCGCGGTCCGGGACGCGTTCAGCGGTCTCGACTCCGACGCCTCCGACGCCGACGCCGAGGACGACCGGAGCCGCGATCGGGGCCGCGACCGGGAGCGGTCGCACCGCCGAGAGAGGGAGCGCTGA
- a CDS encoding GvpL/GvpF family gas vesicle protein → MAQDTGLFIYGIVPSDVEPTPEAEGVGSPPGEVTAIRHGALAALVSEVGLAEPLGRPADLTAYETLLDGTVVVAPVLPVRFGTVVTGADAIDDLLDAHHDRFAAALAELEDRLQYLVHGRFDEQAFVSGLLDGNASAAALASQVRGRPEAESREQRIRLGEMISQAVELHREAENRELIDAVGGYAVANVVRPPSHELDAAKVAFLVAADDEDDFVRAVEEFAEQRRDLIRMRLRGPVAPYDFVSAHQLVE, encoded by the coding sequence ATGGCTCAGGACACCGGACTGTTCATCTACGGCATCGTGCCCTCCGACGTGGAGCCGACCCCCGAGGCGGAGGGGGTCGGCTCGCCGCCCGGCGAGGTCACCGCGATCCGGCACGGCGCCCTGGCCGCGCTGGTCAGCGAGGTCGGGTTGGCGGAGCCGCTGGGCCGGCCGGCCGATCTCACGGCGTACGAGACGCTGCTCGACGGGACCGTGGTGGTCGCACCGGTGCTGCCGGTCCGGTTCGGCACTGTGGTGACCGGTGCGGACGCGATCGACGACCTGCTCGACGCGCACCACGACCGGTTCGCCGCCGCGCTGGCGGAGCTGGAGGACCGCCTCCAGTACCTGGTGCACGGGCGCTTCGACGAGCAGGCGTTCGTGTCCGGCTTGCTCGACGGCAACGCCTCCGCCGCGGCGCTCGCCAGCCAGGTGCGGGGCCGGCCGGAGGCGGAGAGCCGGGAGCAGCGGATCCGGCTCGGCGAGATGATCAGCCAGGCCGTGGAGCTGCACCGGGAGGCGGAGAACCGGGAGCTGATCGACGCCGTGGGCGGGTACGCGGTGGCGAACGTCGTCCGTCCGCCCAGCCATGAGCTGGACGCGGCGAAGGTCGCCTTCCTGGTAGCGGCCGACGACGAGGACGACTTCGTCCGGGCGGTGGAGGAGTTCGCCGAGCAGCGGCGGGACCTGATCCGGATGCGCCTGCGCGGCCCGGTCGCCCCGTACGACTTCGTCAGCGCCCACCAGTTGGTGGAGTGA
- a CDS encoding gas vesicle protein GvpG encodes MDILWSLLTLPYAPVRGLTAVVKVIARQAESQQHDPVHVRRELEELDRAAAAGEITPEERERGEQQVLDRLIAPAAGRGPAAASGRDPAPAAGRDRRSSPVRRRSTARHRGRGR; translated from the coding sequence GTGGACATCCTCTGGTCGCTGCTGACCCTGCCGTACGCCCCGGTGCGTGGACTGACCGCGGTGGTGAAGGTGATCGCCCGGCAGGCGGAGTCGCAGCAGCACGACCCGGTCCACGTCCGGCGCGAGCTGGAGGAGCTGGACCGGGCGGCGGCGGCCGGCGAGATCACCCCGGAGGAGCGGGAACGGGGCGAGCAGCAGGTGCTGGACCGGCTGATCGCCCCGGCCGCCGGCCGCGGCCCGGCAGCGGCGTCCGGCCGTGACCCGGCACCGGCGGCCGGTCGTGACCGACGGTCGTCTCCAGTCCGTCGCCGGAGCACCGCGCGCCACCGCGGGCGAGGGAGATGA
- a CDS encoding gas vesicle protein GvpO yields MAAARIRGDGDRERWRDRGGRDAARYADEDDYEEITAAEAAREGLRQIAGLTGRDPLGVTSIEPTDDGWLVGVEVVEDHRIPASTDLLGLYEVELDMVGTLLGYRRTRRYQRGKGD; encoded by the coding sequence ATGGCAGCAGCACGCATCCGCGGTGACGGCGACCGGGAACGGTGGCGCGACCGGGGCGGCCGGGACGCGGCCCGGTACGCCGACGAGGACGACTACGAGGAGATCACCGCGGCCGAGGCGGCCCGGGAGGGGCTGCGCCAGATCGCCGGGTTGACCGGTAGGGACCCGCTCGGGGTCACCTCGATCGAGCCGACCGACGACGGCTGGCTGGTCGGGGTGGAGGTGGTCGAGGACCACCGCATCCCGGCGTCGACGGACCTGCTCGGCCTCTACGAGGTCGAGCTGGACATGGTCGGCACCCTGCTCGGTTACCGGCGGACGCGCCGCTACCAGCGCGGCAAGGGGGACTGA
- the gvpJ gene encoding gas vesicle protein GvpJ, with the protein MTVGQTPSLVQNSGQVLPAGHEPANLGDILERVLDRGIVIAGDIRVSLLDIELLTLKLRLVIASVDTARQIGIDWWEHDPWLSSRARPPVEPGPRDPEEVEASRRPRAAARAEGAAREEWDEYDG; encoded by the coding sequence ATGACGGTCGGGCAGACTCCGTCGTTGGTGCAGAACTCCGGCCAGGTGCTGCCGGCCGGGCACGAGCCGGCCAACCTCGGCGACATTCTCGAACGGGTTCTCGACCGGGGCATCGTGATCGCCGGCGACATCCGGGTCAGCCTGCTCGACATCGAGCTGCTGACGCTCAAGCTGCGGCTGGTCATCGCCTCCGTGGATACCGCACGGCAGATCGGCATCGACTGGTGGGAACACGACCCGTGGCTCAGCTCCCGGGCCCGCCCACCGGTCGAGCCCGGCCCCCGTGACCCGGAGGAGGTCGAGGCGTCCCGACGGCCGCGGGCCGCCGCCCGGGCCGAGGGGGCCGCGAGGGAGGAGTGGGATGAGTACGACGGCTGA
- a CDS encoding GvpL/GvpF family gas vesicle protein, whose protein sequence is MSTTADPAPGGTAPDTGVWLHGVVTEAAPATLAGITGIAGTPVRAVAAAGLVAVVSDAPLTEYGEEALRRNLEDLGWLERAARAHHAVVDALSRAGAVVPARLATVYRDDDRVARMLAGRSTELAGTLARLTGREEWGVKGYVVPGATPGAEEPGGGGGAGTAYLRRRRAQLTARAEGQRVAGDAAAAVHSALAGYAVDARRHAPQDRRLSGAPTAMVLNGAYLIDRAGLDGFSALVGALADRHPAIRLELTGPWPPYSFVAEPQRSREAGADAARGPGAGADAARSPEAGADAARGPEAGADAARGPEAGADAVRGPAWA, encoded by the coding sequence ATGAGTACGACGGCTGACCCCGCCCCGGGTGGAACGGCGCCGGACACCGGGGTCTGGCTGCACGGTGTGGTCACCGAGGCCGCCCCGGCCACGCTGGCCGGGATCACCGGCATCGCCGGCACGCCGGTCCGGGCGGTGGCCGCGGCCGGCCTGGTCGCCGTGGTCAGCGACGCGCCGCTGACCGAGTACGGCGAGGAGGCGCTGCGCCGCAACCTGGAGGACCTGGGTTGGCTGGAACGGGCCGCCCGGGCGCACCACGCCGTGGTCGACGCGCTCTCCCGGGCCGGCGCGGTGGTGCCGGCCCGGCTGGCCACCGTGTACCGCGACGACGACCGGGTGGCCCGGATGCTGGCCGGGCGGAGCACCGAGCTGGCCGGCACGCTGGCCCGGCTCACCGGCCGCGAGGAGTGGGGCGTGAAGGGGTACGTGGTGCCCGGCGCGACGCCGGGGGCCGAGGAGCCGGGCGGTGGGGGCGGAGCCGGCACGGCGTACCTGCGGCGGCGCCGGGCCCAGCTCACCGCCCGGGCGGAGGGGCAGCGGGTGGCCGGTGACGCGGCCGCCGCCGTGCACAGCGCCCTCGCCGGGTACGCGGTCGACGCCCGTCGGCACGCCCCGCAGGACCGGCGGCTCTCCGGCGCACCTACGGCGATGGTGCTCAACGGCGCGTACCTGATCGACCGGGCCGGCCTGGACGGCTTCTCCGCACTGGTCGGCGCGCTGGCGGACCGGCACCCGGCGATCCGGCTGGAGCTGACCGGCCCCTGGCCGCCGTACTCCTTCGTGGCGGAGCCGCAGCGGAGCCGGGAAGCCGGCGCGGACGCGGCGCGGGGACCGGGAGCCGGCGCGGACGCGGCGCGGAGCCCGGAAGCTGGCGCGGACGCGGCGCGGGGACCGGAAGCCGGCGCGGACGCGGCGCGGGGACCGGAAGCTGGCGCGGACGCGGTGCGGGGACCGGCATGGGCGTGA
- a CDS encoding gas vesicle protein has protein sequence MGVTTLAPSSADDPLAYRPVALVDLLDRVLATGVVITGDITIAIADVDLVRISLRALVASVGALAAPLPEAPAVAGRDGAAEAAEAQP, from the coding sequence ATGGGCGTGACCACGCTCGCCCCGAGCAGCGCCGACGATCCGCTGGCCTATCGGCCGGTGGCCCTCGTCGACCTGCTCGACCGGGTGCTCGCCACCGGCGTGGTGATCACCGGCGACATCACCATCGCCATCGCCGACGTCGACCTGGTACGCATCTCGCTGCGTGCGCTGGTCGCCTCGGTCGGCGCCCTCGCCGCGCCGCTCCCGGAGGCGCCAGCCGTGGCCGGCCGGGACGGGGCGGCCGAGGCGGCGGAGGCACAGCCGTGA
- a CDS encoding gas vesicle protein K, with protein MTGRDEAAELAAALGEPQWQAPRVRPLDRRLAVDRDSVERGLASLVLTVIELLRQLMERQALRRVDLGDLTEEQVERIGSTLMALEEQMTQLREHFGLSPEDLNLDLGPLGPLLPTD; from the coding sequence GTGACCGGCCGGGACGAGGCGGCCGAGCTGGCGGCGGCGTTGGGGGAGCCGCAGTGGCAGGCGCCCCGGGTCCGGCCGCTGGACCGCCGCCTCGCCGTGGACCGGGACTCGGTCGAGCGCGGGCTGGCCAGCCTGGTGCTCACGGTCATCGAACTGCTGCGGCAGCTCATGGAACGTCAGGCCCTGCGCCGGGTCGACCTCGGCGACCTCACCGAGGAGCAGGTCGAACGGATCGGTAGCACGCTGATGGCCCTGGAGGAGCAGATGACCCAGCTCCGCGAGCACTTCGGCCTCTCCCCCGAGGACCTCAACCTCGACCTGGGCCCCCTAGGCCCCCTCCTCCCCACCGACTGA